One genomic segment of Terrihabitans soli includes these proteins:
- a CDS encoding SemiSWEET family sugar transporter — protein sequence MIELIGISAGVLTTICWLPQALSIIRSKSAKDISLTAQCAFTAGVFLWLVYGVALERPALIVANAVTFALAAAILILKLRFG from the coding sequence ATGATCGAACTCATCGGAATTTCAGCCGGCGTGCTGACCACGATCTGCTGGCTGCCGCAGGCGCTCAGCATCATTCGCTCAAAAAGCGCAAAGGACATTTCGCTGACCGCGCAATGCGCGTTCACGGCAGGTGTCTTTTTATGGCTGGTTTACGGGGTGGCGTTGGAGCGCCCGGCGCTCATCGTCGCCAATGCGGTGACATTTGCACTTGCCGCCGCGATCCTGATCTTGAAGCTCAGATTCGGCTGA
- a CDS encoding NCS2 family permease: MAKAAKSAGASGGPLESYFNLTANGTTVRTEVLAGITTFLTMAYIIFVNPSILSAAGMPKEAVFVATCLAAAIATLIMGLYAKYPIALAPGMGLNAFFAFAVVGAMGFTWQQALAAVLVSGVLALIISILPIRAWLVNSIPMSLKMATSAGIGFFLAIIALSGAGIVVDSPATLVTHGTFLAAAPILCLLGFIIIAALNQLKIPGATIIGILAVSVIGIPLGVASFGGIFAMPPSLAPTFLQLDFSRVAEGLFWIAALTMFFVDFFDTAGTLVGVSHRAGLLDKDGNIPRLQQALVADSSATAIGSLLGTSNTTSYIESAAGVSAGGRTGLASVVTAICFLLALFLQPLAGSIPQYATAAALLFVAVVMAQALREVDWDDLTEAAPAAITAVTMPLTYSIAVGLGLGFITYVVVKVLTGRASEISVPVWLLAIIFAIMLPLLKLP; encoded by the coding sequence ATGGCAAAAGCAGCCAAGTCGGCGGGCGCTTCGGGCGGCCCGCTGGAAAGCTATTTCAACCTGACGGCCAACGGCACGACGGTCCGCACCGAGGTCCTGGCGGGCATCACGACCTTCCTGACCATGGCCTACATCATCTTCGTCAATCCGAGCATCCTGTCGGCGGCCGGCATGCCCAAAGAGGCGGTCTTCGTCGCGACCTGTCTGGCGGCGGCCATCGCGACCCTGATCATGGGCCTTTATGCGAAATACCCGATCGCGCTGGCGCCCGGCATGGGCCTCAACGCCTTCTTCGCCTTTGCCGTGGTCGGGGCCATGGGCTTCACCTGGCAGCAGGCGCTGGCGGCGGTCCTGGTCTCGGGCGTGCTCGCGCTGATCATCTCGATCCTGCCGATCCGCGCCTGGCTGGTGAACTCGATCCCGATGAGCCTGAAGATGGCGACCTCCGCGGGCATCGGCTTTTTCCTCGCCATCATCGCGCTCTCGGGGGCGGGGATCGTCGTCGATAGCCCGGCAACCCTCGTCACCCACGGCACCTTCCTCGCCGCGGCGCCGATTCTCTGCCTGCTTGGCTTCATCATCATCGCCGCGCTTAACCAGCTGAAAATTCCCGGCGCGACGATCATCGGCATTCTTGCCGTGTCGGTGATCGGCATTCCGCTGGGCGTCGCCAGTTTCGGCGGCATCTTCGCCATGCCGCCGTCTCTGGCTCCGACCTTCCTGCAGCTCGATTTCTCGCGCGTGGCGGAAGGCCTGTTCTGGATCGCGGCGCTGACCATGTTCTTCGTCGATTTCTTCGATACGGCGGGCACTCTGGTCGGCGTCTCGCACCGTGCGGGACTTCTCGACAAAGACGGCAATATCCCGCGCCTTCAGCAGGCCCTTGTCGCCGACAGCTCGGCGACGGCCATCGGCTCGCTGCTCGGCACGTCCAACACGACGTCCTATATCGAGAGCGCGGCGGGCGTATCGGCCGGCGGGCGGACCGGCCTTGCTTCGGTCGTCACCGCGATCTGCTTCCTCCTTGCTCTGTTCCTTCAGCCGCTTGCGGGCTCGATCCCGCAATATGCGACGGCCGCAGCTCTGCTGTTTGTGGCGGTCGTCATGGCGCAGGCGCTGCGCGAGGTCGATTGGGACGATCTGACGGAAGCCGCGCCCGCGGCGATCACGGCGGTGACCATGCCGCTGACCTATTCGATCGCGGTGGGTCTCGGCCTCGGCTTCATCACCTATGTCGTGGTGAAGGTTCTGACCGGGCGGGCCTCGGAAATTTCAGTACCGGTCTGGTTGCTCGCGATCATCTTCGCGATCATGCTGCCGCTCCTGAAACTGCCGTAA
- a CDS encoding flagellar hook protein FlgE, with amino-acid sequence MGIFGALTTAVSGLRAQSFALENISGNIANSQTTAFKRTDTSFTDLIPDALPSRQVAGAVISQSRATNSVQGDIQSATNDTYMALNGEGYFVVATSNATADGQPIFSGTDYYTRRGDFELNKEGFLVNKAGYYLKLLPIDRNTGNVAGSVPEVMPLNNDILPARATDVVTYRANLPREPVSGLLDYSTYAVDPRPAGSPNAFAAQTSPVMNATLVGAGAGQIASGSTLTLATNSGTPVTFTFGTAPNITSLAELVTAINDDPNLSGIEASTAGNQLTITPTNQATTFTVTAGAAATALGLTSAAPTASTGGGYVQANEGSIFEEQSIPGDAITIYDEQGTPVDVTFRWAKVNDRATEGVDTWNLFYLSDTTATGTEPMWTNVGTNFTFGNNSLLNPPIASVNIPNLTVDGVNVGNITLAHGATGLTQFTADNNVRADILQLNQDGYAAGEVVRIQISDAGRITAFYSNGQMADIAEIPTVYFNADNMLKRLDGGAFATTFESGPPIPGAPGSIVGQALEGSNTDIADEFTKLIITQQAYSANTRIVSTADEMLQEALNMIR; translated from the coding sequence ATGGGTATCTTTGGTGCACTGACCACGGCGGTCTCGGGCCTTCGCGCGCAGTCCTTCGCGCTGGAAAACATCTCGGGCAACATCGCCAACTCGCAGACCACCGCCTTCAAGCGCACGGATACGAGCTTTACCGACCTGATCCCGGACGCGCTGCCGTCCCGCCAGGTCGCCGGCGCCGTCATCTCGCAGAGCCGGGCGACGAACAGCGTCCAGGGCGACATCCAGTCGGCCACGAACGACACCTATATGGCGCTGAACGGCGAGGGCTACTTCGTCGTCGCGACCTCCAATGCCACGGCCGACGGCCAGCCGATCTTCTCGGGCACCGATTACTACACCCGCCGCGGCGACTTCGAGCTCAACAAAGAGGGCTTCCTGGTCAACAAGGCTGGCTACTACCTCAAGCTCCTTCCGATCGACCGCAACACCGGCAACGTCGCCGGCAGCGTTCCGGAAGTGATGCCGCTCAACAACGACATTCTGCCGGCGCGCGCGACCGACGTCGTCACCTATCGCGCCAACCTGCCGCGCGAGCCTGTGTCCGGCCTGCTCGACTACTCGACCTATGCGGTCGATCCGCGTCCGGCGGGCTCGCCCAATGCGTTCGCCGCCCAGACCAGCCCGGTCATGAACGCCACGCTCGTCGGCGCCGGTGCCGGCCAGATCGCCAGCGGCAGCACGCTCACTCTGGCGACCAACAGCGGCACGCCGGTGACCTTCACCTTCGGCACTGCGCCGAACATCACTTCGCTGGCCGAGCTGGTCACTGCGATCAACGACGATCCCAATCTCTCGGGCATTGAAGCCTCGACGGCGGGCAACCAGCTCACCATCACGCCGACCAACCAGGCGACGACTTTCACTGTCACCGCCGGTGCGGCGGCAACGGCCCTCGGCCTTACCAGCGCCGCGCCGACGGCTTCGACCGGCGGCGGCTATGTCCAGGCCAACGAAGGCTCGATCTTCGAAGAGCAGTCGATCCCGGGCGATGCCATCACGATCTATGACGAACAGGGCACGCCGGTCGACGTCACCTTCCGCTGGGCCAAGGTCAACGATCGGGCGACCGAAGGCGTCGACACCTGGAACCTGTTCTACCTGTCCGACACCACGGCCACCGGCACCGAGCCGATGTGGACGAATGTCGGCACGAACTTCACCTTCGGCAATAACAGTCTTCTGAATCCGCCGATCGCTTCGGTGAACATTCCGAACCTCACGGTCGATGGCGTGAACGTCGGCAATATCACGCTGGCGCATGGCGCGACGGGCCTCACGCAGTTTACGGCCGACAACAATGTCCGCGCCGACATTCTGCAGCTGAACCAGGACGGCTATGCGGCGGGCGAAGTCGTCCGCATCCAGATCTCCGATGCCGGCCGCATCACGGCGTTCTATTCGAACGGCCAGATGGCGGACATCGCCGAGATCCCGACGGTCTACTTCAACGCCGACAACATGCTGAAACGGCTCGACGGCGGCGCCTTTGCGACGACCTTCGAATCCGGCCCGCCGATCCCGGGCGCTCCGGGCTCGATCGTCGGCCAGGCGCTCGAAGGCTCGAACACCGACATCGCTGACGAGTTCACCAAACTCATCATCACCCAGCAGGCCTATTCGGCGAACACCCGCATCGTCTCGACGGCTGACGAGATGCTGCAGGAAGCCCTGAATATGATCCGCTGA
- a CDS encoding sensor domain-containing phosphodiesterase, protein MEVRRERAAGETGVLTFVRAVLCALLVICGLSVASGRALALEPIVVPLDRGAIDLTRTIERFASEGDRVQVTTAPSADGIVRRIEVRAHDEGPTDWALFALTNTSDEQIDRLLVAPHYRLVGSGIFWPDLGSRRIVDVTASQGFRPEREESPDTDIFVITLDPGATVTFVAELENSKLPQLHLWDPDAYKDSVNDLTLYKGIVLGIAGLLALILTIVFVVKGSAMFPASGALAWAVLAWLAIDFGFWHKMFKLGPGQDHIYRAGAEAMLAATLIVFLVAYLNLNRWHVRFGHVALVWLAGMMALVGIALIDAPIAAGIARISLLLVSVLGFGVVVWLALHNFDRAVMLIPSWFLLVAWVAAAGLTVSGFLENDIVSPALVGGLVLIVLLLGFTVMQHAFAGAGLAHGLGSDLERRALAITGSGDLVWDWDVTADRIHVTQEFEHLLGLKKGDLHGPAAAWLDVLHPSDRDRFRAALDMIVGERRGRVSEQFRFRAQDGHYHYMLLRIRPVVAAHGEVTRCVGTLIDITDSKAAEERLLRNAVYDSLTGLPNRQLFLDRVEAALSFAATDEKIRPIVLVINLDKFKVVNDKVGLTAGDTLLLTLVRRIGQKLKPQDMLARLGGDQFGILLLSEREGPRVSQFAEGVRKAISQPIQVSGVEVVLTGSTGLAMMEPRAAVTCEDLVRNAEVAMFHAKRAGGNHIEVFKATMRTAKTDRLLVEGELRRSLEREEIRLLYQPIIRLEDRAIVGFEAMMRWDHPSYSRRPPAEFLAIAEETGLIVELSLFALDRASRQLASWQRRLPTEPPLFITVNLPARQFERQDLIQDIKTVLSRTILARGSLKLELTEKLVVQSPERAAHLLERLRDLGVGLALDDFGTSHANLAYLERFSFDTVKMDRSFLRQHSKVHRTAILRSMIQLGRELGLDVIAEGAETDSDAVELYHLGCQYAQGQAFGEPMTVEQCEKLLDLTSEHSPMSSARRVVMSALRT, encoded by the coding sequence ATGGAAGTGCGGCGCGAACGGGCCGCAGGGGAGACCGGGGTTTTGACTTTCGTCAGGGCGGTTTTATGCGCCCTTCTGGTGATCTGCGGCCTCAGCGTGGCGTCCGGTCGGGCGCTGGCGCTCGAGCCGATCGTCGTGCCGCTCGACCGCGGCGCGATCGATCTGACGCGCACCATCGAGCGCTTTGCCTCCGAAGGCGACCGCGTCCAGGTCACGACCGCCCCGTCCGCCGACGGCATTGTCCGCCGAATCGAAGTGCGCGCCCATGACGAGGGGCCGACCGACTGGGCGCTGTTTGCGCTCACCAACACCTCCGACGAACAGATCGACCGTCTTCTCGTCGCCCCGCATTACCGGCTCGTCGGCTCCGGCATTTTCTGGCCCGATCTTGGTTCGCGCCGCATCGTCGATGTCACCGCCAGCCAGGGCTTCCGCCCCGAGCGCGAGGAATCGCCCGACACCGACATCTTCGTCATTACGCTCGATCCGGGCGCAACCGTCACTTTCGTCGCCGAACTCGAGAACTCCAAACTTCCGCAGTTGCATCTGTGGGATCCCGATGCCTACAAGGACAGCGTCAACGATCTGACGCTCTACAAAGGCATCGTGCTCGGCATTGCCGGTCTTCTGGCGCTGATCCTCACCATCGTCTTCGTCGTCAAAGGCTCGGCCATGTTCCCGGCCTCGGGCGCGCTCGCATGGGCGGTGCTTGCCTGGCTCGCGATCGATTTCGGCTTCTGGCACAAAATGTTCAAGCTCGGCCCGGGCCAAGATCACATCTACCGCGCCGGCGCCGAAGCGATGCTTGCGGCAACGCTCATCGTCTTCCTCGTCGCCTATCTCAATCTCAATCGCTGGCATGTGCGCTTCGGCCATGTCGCTTTAGTCTGGCTTGCCGGCATGATGGCGCTCGTCGGCATCGCGCTGATCGACGCGCCGATTGCGGCCGGCATTGCGCGCATCTCGCTGCTGCTCGTCTCGGTGCTCGGTTTCGGCGTCGTGGTCTGGCTGGCGTTGCACAATTTCGACCGCGCGGTGATGCTGATCCCGTCATGGTTCCTGCTTGTCGCCTGGGTCGCGGCGGCGGGTCTCACCGTCTCCGGCTTCCTGGAAAACGATATCGTGTCGCCGGCGCTGGTCGGCGGCCTCGTGCTCATTGTGCTCTTGCTCGGCTTCACGGTGATGCAGCATGCCTTTGCCGGGGCAGGGCTCGCGCACGGCCTCGGCTCGGATCTCGAACGCCGCGCGCTGGCGATCACAGGTTCGGGCGATCTCGTCTGGGATTGGGACGTCACCGCCGACCGTATTCACGTGACGCAGGAGTTCGAGCACCTCCTCGGCCTAAAGAAGGGCGATCTGCACGGCCCGGCCGCCGCCTGGCTCGACGTGCTGCATCCCTCCGACCGCGACCGTTTCCGCGCCGCGCTCGATATGATTGTCGGCGAGCGCCGCGGCCGCGTGTCCGAACAGTTCCGCTTCCGCGCCCAGGACGGCCACTACCATTATATGCTGTTGCGCATCCGCCCGGTCGTTGCCGCGCATGGCGAAGTCACGCGCTGCGTCGGCACGCTGATCGACATCACCGACTCAAAAGCGGCGGAAGAGCGCCTGTTGCGCAATGCTGTCTATGACAGCCTCACGGGCCTGCCGAACCGCCAGCTCTTCCTCGACCGTGTCGAGGCGGCTTTGTCTTTTGCGGCGACCGACGAAAAAATCCGGCCGATCGTCCTTGTCATCAATCTCGACAAATTCAAGGTCGTCAACGACAAGGTCGGCCTCACCGCGGGCGATACGCTGCTGCTGACGCTGGTGCGCCGCATCGGGCAGAAGCTGAAGCCGCAGGACATGCTGGCGCGTCTCGGCGGCGATCAGTTCGGAATTCTTCTTCTGTCGGAGCGCGAAGGCCCTCGCGTCAGCCAGTTTGCGGAAGGCGTGCGCAAGGCGATCTCGCAGCCGATCCAGGTTTCGGGTGTCGAAGTCGTGCTGACGGGATCGACCGGCCTTGCGATGATGGAGCCGCGCGCCGCAGTCACGTGCGAGGATCTCGTGCGTAATGCCGAGGTCGCAATGTTCCATGCCAAGCGCGCCGGCGGCAATCACATCGAAGTCTTCAAGGCGACGATGCGCACCGCGAAGACAGACCGTCTTCTTGTCGAAGGCGAACTGCGCCGCTCGCTTGAGCGTGAGGAAATCCGGCTTCTCTACCAGCCGATCATCCGCCTGGAAGACCGTGCCATTGTCGGCTTCGAGGCGATGATGCGCTGGGACCATCCGAGCTATTCGCGCCGCCCGCCCGCCGAATTCCTCGCCATTGCCGAAGAGACCGGCCTTATCGTTGAGCTCAGCCTGTTTGCGCTCGACCGCGCCTCACGCCAGCTCGCCTCCTGGCAGCGCCGCCTGCCGACCGAGCCGCCGCTGTTTATCACCGTCAATCTGCCGGCGCGTCAGTTCGAGCGACAGGATCTCATTCAGGACATCAAGACGGTTCTCTCACGCACGATCCTCGCGCGCGGTTCGCTCAAGCTCGAACTGACGGAAAAGCTCGTCGTCCAGAGTCCTGAACGCGCCGCGCATCTGCTTGAGCGCCTGCGCGATCTCGGCGTCGGCCTTGCGCTCGACGATTTCGGCACGAGCCACGCCAATCTTGCCTATCTCGAACGCTTCTCTTTCGACACCGTGAAGATGGACCGCAGCTTCCTGCGCCAGCATTCGAAGGTCCACCGCACGGCGATCCTGCGTTCGATGATCCAGCTCGGCCGCGAACTCGGCCTCGATGTCATCGCCGAAGGCGCCGAGACGGATTCGGATGCGGTCGAGCTCTACCATCTCGGCTGTCAGTACGCGCAAGGGCAGGCGTTCGGTGAACCGATGACGGTCGAGCAGTGCGAAAAACTGCTCGATCTGACCTCCGAGCATTCGCCGATGTCCTCGGCCCGCCGGGTCGTGATGAGCGCGCTCCGGACCTGA
- the flgK gene encoding flagellar hook-associated protein FlgK → MGLSTALTTSLSGLRTTQSGIELVSSNVANVNTRGYTKKNIVLESDIIADRSAGVRVAAITREIDTYVQRQLRTETSGLAFSSVASNYLGQLQSLYGTPGGANSLDKRVGDFTNALDALATTPSSQSARQDVLNQAKLMVQQLKGMSSSIQSMRQDADRGISNTVDRVNASLQGLEKVQQQIGVMTAAGQDVSPDILDQRDLFISELSEYVDVRVSEVSGRLSIYTTGGAALFVDNTASELKFEGPAAMVPHALYSEDPAERNIGTVLLIGPDGQPKDLLAGDKLRSGELKAYVELRDNILVEAQRQLDELASSMAEALGTTPVNGVANGTGFDLDVSDIQPGNKMTLTYDQLPGGQSRTVTFVAIDDPSLLPLANDVTADPNDTVYGIDFSGGPASVAAQMQAALGTDFVVTNTGSTITFDAATAAVDVTGASARATATALTGDGLALPFFLDGGSLYTNSLEGGGQRLGFASRIQLNEALVNDPALLVNYQTPTASGDAARATFLRDALENPTLQYRSDTGVGGTNSPFTGSIADFARTLIETQASNADIASRVQEGQEVVVTSLQDRFIEKSGVDVDEEMAKLLQLQSAYAANARVISTVKEMIDILLAM, encoded by the coding sequence ATGGGTCTGAGTACCGCCCTGACGACATCGCTTTCCGGACTGCGCACGACGCAGTCCGGGATCGAACTCGTTTCCTCGAATGTCGCCAACGTCAATACGCGCGGCTACACGAAGAAAAACATTGTCCTGGAATCGGACATTATCGCTGACCGTTCGGCCGGCGTACGTGTTGCGGCCATTACGCGCGAAATCGACACTTATGTGCAGCGTCAGCTGCGGACGGAGACGAGCGGCCTCGCCTTCTCCAGTGTCGCCTCGAACTATCTCGGTCAGCTCCAGTCTCTGTATGGCACGCCGGGCGGGGCGAACTCGCTCGACAAACGCGTCGGCGATTTCACCAATGCGCTCGATGCGCTCGCCACGACACCGTCCTCGCAATCTGCCCGTCAGGACGTCCTGAACCAGGCGAAGCTGATGGTGCAGCAGCTGAAGGGCATGTCCTCCAGCATCCAGAGCATGCGCCAGGATGCCGATCGCGGCATTTCCAACACCGTCGATCGCGTCAACGCTTCGCTGCAGGGTCTTGAAAAGGTCCAGCAGCAGATCGGTGTGATGACGGCGGCCGGCCAGGATGTTTCGCCCGACATTCTCGATCAGCGCGATCTGTTCATCTCGGAACTTTCTGAATATGTCGATGTCCGCGTGTCCGAAGTCAGCGGACGCCTGTCGATCTACACGACCGGCGGCGCCGCGCTCTTCGTCGACAACACGGCCTCGGAACTGAAATTCGAAGGGCCCGCGGCTATGGTGCCGCACGCGCTCTATTCGGAAGATCCGGCTGAGCGCAATATCGGCACCGTGCTCCTGATCGGTCCGGACGGTCAGCCGAAGGACCTTCTCGCCGGCGACAAGTTGCGTTCGGGCGAGCTGAAAGCCTATGTCGAACTGCGCGACAATATTCTTGTCGAAGCGCAGCGCCAGCTCGATGAGTTGGCATCGTCCATGGCCGAAGCGCTCGGCACGACGCCGGTCAACGGCGTTGCGAACGGCACCGGCTTTGATCTTGACGTGTCGGACATTCAGCCCGGCAACAAGATGACGCTGACCTACGATCAGCTGCCGGGCGGACAATCGCGCACGGTGACCTTTGTCGCGATCGACGATCCGTCGCTTCTGCCGTTGGCCAATGACGTCACGGCCGATCCGAACGATACGGTTTACGGCATCGATTTTTCGGGTGGTCCGGCGTCTGTCGCAGCCCAGATGCAGGCGGCGCTCGGCACGGATTTCGTCGTCACGAACACAGGTTCGACGATCACCTTCGATGCGGCAACGGCCGCGGTCGATGTCACCGGCGCCTCGGCCCGCGCGACGGCTACGGCGCTGACGGGCGATGGCCTTGCGCTGCCGTTCTTCCTCGATGGCGGTTCGCTTTATACGAACAGCCTCGAAGGCGGCGGGCAGAGGCTCGGCTTTGCCTCGCGCATCCAGCTTAATGAAGCGCTGGTCAACGATCCCGCGCTTCTCGTGAATTATCAGACGCCGACCGCCTCAGGCGATGCGGCGCGCGCCACCTTCCTGCGCGACGCGCTGGAAAACCCGACGCTGCAATATCGCTCCGATACCGGCGTCGGCGGCACCAACAGCCCGTTCACCGGATCGATCGCCGATTTTGCCCGAACCCTGATCGAAACTCAGGCCTCGAACGCCGACATCGCCTCGCGCGTGCAGGAGGGCCAGGAAGTTGTCGTGACCTCGCTGCAAGACCGGTTCATCGAGAAGTCCGGCGTCGATGTCGATGAGGAAATGGCCAAGCTTCTGCAGTTGCAGTCCGCCTATGCCGCCAATGCGCGAGTCATCTCCACGGTTAAAGAGATGATCGACATATTGCTGGCGATGTGA
- a CDS encoding GNAT family N-acetyltransferase: MSFLRSFTDEDAAPLRGEGVWLRGPQPGDYEEWSELRFRSRDFLKPWEPTWPQDDLTRAAFRRRLRRYAEERRLDHAHSFFLFQNTTNRLLGGVTISNIRRSVAQTGTVGYWAGQPYAGKGFMTAGVRALVPHAFGALRLRRLEAACIPTNAASIRLLEKVGFEREGYAREYLCIDGIWQDHLLFALLRRDAR; this comes from the coding sequence ATGTCCTTCCTCCGCTCCTTCACCGACGAAGATGCGGCGCCGCTGCGCGGGGAAGGGGTCTGGCTTCGCGGGCCGCAGCCCGGCGATTATGAGGAATGGTCGGAACTCAGGTTCCGTTCGCGCGATTTTCTGAAGCCCTGGGAGCCGACCTGGCCGCAGGACGATCTGACCCGCGCCGCCTTCCGGCGCCGCCTGCGCCGCTACGCCGAAGAGCGCCGCCTCGACCACGCCCACAGCTTCTTCCTGTTCCAGAACACGACGAACCGGCTTTTGGGCGGGGTGACCATCTCGAACATCCGCCGCAGCGTCGCCCAGACCGGCACGGTCGGATACTGGGCCGGCCAACCTTATGCCGGGAAAGGCTTTATGACGGCCGGGGTCCGGGCACTCGTTCCCCATGCATTTGGCGCCTTGAGGTTGCGGCGGCTGGAAGCTGCCTGCATCCCGACCAATGCGGCCTCGATCCGGCTCCTCGAAAAAGTGGGGTTCGAGCGGGAGGGGTACGCGCGGGAATACCTTTGCATAGACGGTATTTGGCAGGACCATCTTCTTTTCGCCCTTCTTAGGCGCGATGCCAGATGA
- a CDS encoding PQQ-dependent sugar dehydrogenase, whose protein sequence is MFRFTAAAFAFAFAFAFAFAFALVFAFPAAAEPLKTETVATGLQYPWGLAFLPDGRMLVTERPGRLNLVEGGQKQEIAGVPDVATGGQGGLLDVALDPDFNKNRLIYLSYAEAGEGGAGTAVARGRLSEDFSKLESTAVIFRQVPKVSGSNHFGSRLVFAPDGKLFVTLGERFNYRDKAQTLDNHLGKIVRINPDGSVPSDNPFVGRSGALPEIFSYGHRNPQSAALHPETGKLWTVEHGARGGDELNAPEASKNYGWPVISYGVNYDGSKIGEGTAKAGMEQPLKYWVPSFAPSGMAFYTGDLFPGWKGDLFIGALAGQELVRVDMDGGEPGRDERLLSNLGERIRDVRQGPDGALYILTDSPNGRILKLTPGN, encoded by the coding sequence ATGTTCAGGTTCACGGCCGCAGCCTTTGCCTTTGCCTTTGCCTTTGCCTTTGCCTTTGCCTTTGCCCTTGTCTTTGCCTTTCCCGCCGCCGCAGAGCCCCTGAAAACCGAAACCGTCGCCACGGGCCTCCAATACCCCTGGGGCCTCGCCTTCCTGCCGGACGGGCGGATGCTGGTCACCGAGCGCCCGGGCCGCCTGAACCTCGTTGAGGGCGGCCAGAAGCAGGAGATCGCCGGCGTGCCGGATGTCGCGACCGGTGGCCAGGGCGGGCTTCTCGATGTCGCGCTCGATCCGGATTTTAATAAAAATCGCCTGATCTATCTGAGCTATGCCGAGGCCGGTGAAGGCGGCGCCGGAACGGCCGTTGCACGCGGAAGACTGAGCGAGGATTTTTCAAAGCTCGAAAGCACCGCGGTGATTTTCCGCCAGGTGCCGAAGGTCTCCGGCTCCAATCATTTCGGTTCGCGCCTCGTCTTCGCTCCCGACGGCAAGCTGTTCGTGACGCTGGGAGAAAGATTCAATTACCGCGACAAGGCGCAGACGCTCGACAATCATCTCGGCAAGATCGTCCGCATCAATCCCGACGGCTCGGTACCTAGCGACAATCCCTTTGTCGGACGCTCCGGCGCCCTCCCCGAAATATTCTCCTACGGGCACCGCAATCCGCAGAGTGCGGCACTCCACCCCGAGACCGGCAAACTCTGGACCGTCGAACATGGCGCCCGCGGCGGCGATGAGCTGAACGCGCCCGAAGCCAGCAAGAACTATGGCTGGCCGGTCATCTCCTACGGCGTCAACTATGACGGCTCGAAGATCGGCGAAGGCACGGCTAAAGCCGGCATGGAGCAGCCGCTGAAATATTGGGTGCCGAGCTTCGCCCCCTCCGGCATGGCCTTTTACACGGGCGATCTGTTTCCCGGCTGGAAGGGCGATCTGTTTATCGGCGCGCTCGCCGGGCAGGAACTCGTGCGTGTCGATATGGACGGCGGCGAGCCGGGACGCGACGAACGCCTGCTTTCAAATCTCGGCGAACGCATCCGCGATGTCCGTCAGGGGCCGGACGGCGCGCTCTACATTCTCACCGACAGTCCGAACGGCCGTATTTTGAAGCTCACGCCGGGGAACTGA
- a CDS encoding DMT family protein, which yields MFSLTSPYLAPVFLLLCSNLFMTFAWYGHLKYKAAPLVLVVLVAWGIAFIEYCFAVPANRIGHAVYSAAELKTIQEVITLLVFAGFSVLYLKEGLGWNHAIGFALIALGAWFVFQKW from the coding sequence TTGTTCAGCCTCACTTCTCCCTATCTCGCCCCGGTCTTTCTTCTGCTGTGCTCCAACCTGTTTATGACCTTTGCCTGGTATGGGCATCTGAAGTACAAGGCCGCCCCCCTGGTTCTGGTGGTCCTTGTCGCCTGGGGCATCGCCTTCATCGAATATTGCTTTGCCGTGCCGGCCAATCGCATCGGCCATGCCGTCTATTCGGCTGCCGAACTGAAGACGATCCAGGAGGTCATTACGCTCCTCGTCTTCGCCGGCTTCTCGGTCCTCTATCTGAAAGAGGGGCTAGGCTGGAACCATGCGATCGGGTTCGCGCTGATCGCTCTCGGCGCGTGGTTCGTCTTTCAGAAGTGGTAG